The following are encoded together in the Chlorocebus sabaeus isolate Y175 chromosome 20, mChlSab1.0.hap1, whole genome shotgun sequence genome:
- the LOC119626012 gene encoding large ribosomal subunit protein eL36-like gives MALHYPMTMGLNKGHKVTKNMSNPRHSCRCRRLTKHTKFVRDMIQEVCGFAPYKHHAMELLKVSKAMELLKTSKFIKKRKRVGMHIYAKRKREELQNVLAAMRKATAKKD, from the exons ATGGCTCTGCACTACCCTATGACCATGGGCCTCAACAAGGGCCACAAGGTGACCAAGAACATGAGCAATCCCAGGCACAGCTGCCGCTGCAGGCGCCTAACCAAACACACCAAGTTTGTGCGGGACATGATCCAAGAGGTGTGTGGCTTCGCCCCTTACAAGCATCACGCCATGGAGTTACTGAAGGTCTCCAAGGCCATGGAGTTACTGAAGACCTCCAAGTTTATCAAGAAAAGG aaaagggtggGGATGCATATCTACgccaagaggaagagggaggagctGCAAAACGTCCTGGCTGCCATGAGGAAAGCCACTGCCAAGAAAGACTGA